A genome region from Candidatus Methylomirabilota bacterium includes the following:
- a CDS encoding sugar phosphate isomerase/epimerase family protein produces the protein MARLALHTWTLDTTPLAETLRVARETGWNAVELRRLDFTRAGEAGRPAESVIELVRASGLPVACVGVELGWMWSRGEERARLLRVFVEQCERAVALGAPTVMSPVDRGTGALGEAAASVREVADIAARHGLRLALEANSQAQQVNTLERLRELIARAGHPRCGLLFDTYHFQRSGGRLSALDDVAGEEIAYVQFSDVPATGLEPGKVLDRLPPGHGVVPFKEIFRVLVAKGYTGYFSYEAPNTAAWSRSPADVLREALNATRGVLP, from the coding sequence ATGGCCCGGCTGGCCCTGCACACCTGGACGCTGGACACGACCCCACTGGCCGAGACGCTGCGCGTGGCCCGCGAGACGGGCTGGAACGCCGTCGAGCTGCGCCGGCTGGACTTCACCCGGGCCGGCGAGGCCGGCCGGCCGGCCGAATCGGTCATCGAGCTGGTGCGGGCCAGCGGTCTGCCCGTGGCCTGCGTGGGAGTGGAGCTCGGCTGGATGTGGAGCCGGGGCGAGGAGCGCGCGCGGCTGCTGCGGGTTTTCGTCGAGCAATGCGAGCGCGCGGTCGCCCTGGGAGCGCCGACGGTGATGAGCCCGGTCGACCGGGGCACCGGCGCCCTCGGCGAGGCGGCGGCCAGCGTTCGCGAGGTGGCCGACATCGCCGCCCGCCACGGTCTGCGCCTGGCCCTGGAGGCGAATTCCCAGGCCCAGCAGGTGAACACGCTCGAGCGCCTGCGCGAGCTGATCGCCCGGGCCGGCCATCCGCGCTGCGGGTTGCTCTTCGACACCTATCACTTCCAGCGTAGCGGCGGCCGCCTGTCCGCCCTGGACGACGTCGCCGGTGAGGAGATCGCCTACGTGCAGTTCAGCGACGTGCCGGCCACGGGCCTGGAGCCCGGCAAGGTGCTCGATCGGTTGCCCCCCGGCCATGGCGTTGTGCCGTTCAAGGAGATCTTCCGTGTGCTCGTCGCCAAGGGCTACACGGGCTATTTCAGCTACGAGGCGCCCAACACCGCCGCCTGGTCCCGGAGCCCTGCCGACGTCCTGCGCGAGGCCCTGAACGCCACGCGCGGCGTCCTGCCGTGA